A region of Odocoileus virginianus isolate 20LAN1187 ecotype Illinois chromosome 11, Ovbor_1.2, whole genome shotgun sequence DNA encodes the following proteins:
- the CALML6 gene encoding LOW QUALITY PROTEIN: calmodulin-like protein 6 (The sequence of the model RefSeq protein was modified relative to this genomic sequence to represent the inferred CDS: inserted 2 bases in 1 codon; deleted 1 base in 1 codon), which yields MTRPIWQGCYGCLVEEPQWAGWVAQRELGAAPAGKDGAPVTGQIKDYKGVSEMFDEEGKGRVKTDELEQLMSFLGINSTKSELASTAKDVDRVKKGFFNCSNFLALMGVYWEKAQNQXGELRAAFRVFDKEAKGYIDWDMIKYVLMNVGEPLNEVEAEQMMKEADENGDGTLDYEGEQRMGPGTLEAEFMA from the exons ATGACCAGGCCA ATATGGCAAGGCTGCTATGGGTGCCTGGTGGAGGAGCCCCAGTGGGCTGGCTGGGTGGCCCAGCGGGAGCTGGGGGCAGCGCCCGCGGGAAAGG ACGGAGCGCCTGTCACAGGGCAGATCAAGGATTACAAGGGGGTCTCTGAGATGTTCGACGAGGAGGGCAAAGGGAGGGTGAAGACGGATGAGCTGGAGCAGCTCATGAGTTTCCTGGGCATCAACTCCACCAAGAGTGAGTTGGCCTCCACGGCCAAGGACGTGGACAGAGTTA AGAAAGGGTTCTTCAACTGCAGCAACTTCCTGGCCCTGATG GGGGTGTATTGGGAGAAGGCCCAGAACCA GGGTGAGCTGAGGGCAGCCTTCCGCGTCTTTGACAAGGAGGCTAAGGGCTACATTGACTGGGACATGATCAA GTACGTGCTTATGAACGTAGGTGAGCCCCTCAATGAGGTAGAGGCTGAGCAGATGATGAAGGAAGCCGACGAGAATGGGGATGGGACCCTCGACTACGAGGGTGAGCAGAGGATGGGCCCCGGGACCCTGGAGGCTG AGTTCATGGCATGA
- the TMEM52 gene encoding LOW QUALITY PROTEIN: transmembrane protein 52 (The sequence of the model RefSeq protein was modified relative to this genomic sequence to represent the inferred CDS: substituted 1 base at 1 genomic stop codon), which yields MGRELRGRDPEVTKDLRRAKPVGGGASRGAADLGGRGRGPHIAAGPPGSLRLSTLSRFSRALADRGLLLLPPLLPLPQVALGFVEGSCDLXVPPSQRCPPQASWSSLWHVGLILLTALLLLPCGVSASCVRFCHLRKQAHTQPHLPLAPEPCDLTAIPVDSDSPVHSTVTSYSFVQCPLGMQLPLPFGELDLNSTTPPAYRLYAPELPPSYEEVVKMTKTRQEEPPPSL from the exons ATGGGGCGGGAATTGCGTGGGCGGGACCCTGAAGTAACCAAGGACCTGCGGCGAGCCAAGCCCGTCGGGGGCGGGGCTTCTAGAGGCGCGGCTGATCTGGGGGGAAGG GGGCGTGGCCCTCATATTGCCGCCGGGCCTCCGGGCTCGCTACGTCTGTCGACGCTGAGCAGGTTCTCCCGGGCGCTGGCCGACCGCGGGCTCCTGTTGCTGCCGCCACTCCTGCCACTGCCGCAG GTGGCACTGGGTTTCGTGGAAGGCAGCTGCGACCTGTAA GTGCCGCCGTCCCAGAGGTGCCCGCCCCAGGCCAGCTGGAGCAGCCTGTGGCACGTGGG GCTTATCCTGCTCACTGCCCTTCTGCTGCTGCCCTGTGGGGTCTCAGCCAGCTGTGTCCGATTCTGCCACCTCCGGAAGCAGGCACACACGCAGCCACACCTGCCGCTGGCACCTGAGCCCTGCGACCTGACAGCCATCCCCGTGGACAGTGACAGCCCGGTGCATAGCACTGTGACCT CCTACAGCTTCGTGCAGTGCCCGCTGGGCATGCAGCTACCCCTGCCCTTCGGGGAGCTGGACCTCAACTCCACGACCCCTCCAGCCTACAGGCTGTACGCCCCTGAGCTGCCGCCTTCCTATGAGGAGGTCGTCAAGATGACAAAGACCAGACAGGAGGAGCCACCTCCCTCCCTGTAA